In Candidatus Eisenbacteria bacterium, one genomic interval encodes:
- a CDS encoding glycoside hydrolase family 1 protein, giving the protein MAGPSERRFFWGTGTSAHQVEGGNDRNDWWDWERLPGKIRNGDRSGAACLHWDRYEEDLDLLPSLGLDAYRFSIEWSRIEPDLGRYDESAIEHYRRVLLACRARGIAPMVTLHHFTNPRWFAALGGWEVAENIPHFVRFARLAGERYGGLVDLWITINEPEVLAFRGYDEGAWPPGVKDRSRALHVIANLLEGHALASVALREADRSDADGDGIPALIGVAKHWVLLEPLRTWWPPDHASAAIQHRVFNVAVARALRGDPIHLAIPGIRPVRRRVDALRGSSDFIGVNYYTRWMVSLFGKGEARRPRPGAALSDLGWEVYPEGLERALTECAAFGLPLMVTENGIADATDRIRPGFIRESIAALDRARARGAHVMGYFHWSLLDNFEWNDGYHGRFGLFAVDFERADRPRSPRQSARVYAEEVGRRR; this is encoded by the coding sequence ATGGCGGGACCTAGCGAAAGGCGCTTTTTCTGGGGGACGGGCACCTCCGCGCACCAGGTCGAGGGTGGGAACGACCGGAACGACTGGTGGGATTGGGAGCGGCTTCCCGGAAAGATACGGAACGGGGACCGATCGGGCGCCGCCTGCCTTCATTGGGACCGCTACGAAGAGGACCTCGACCTTCTGCCTTCGCTGGGCCTCGACGCGTATCGGTTTTCGATCGAATGGAGCCGCATCGAGCCCGACCTCGGGCGCTACGACGAGTCGGCGATCGAGCATTACCGCCGCGTTCTTCTTGCCTGCCGGGCGCGCGGCATCGCGCCGATGGTCACGCTGCACCATTTCACGAATCCGCGCTGGTTCGCCGCGCTCGGGGGGTGGGAGGTCGCGGAAAACATCCCGCACTTCGTCCGCTTCGCCCGGTTGGCCGGCGAGCGCTATGGCGGTTTGGTGGATCTCTGGATCACGATCAACGAACCCGAGGTTCTCGCCTTCCGCGGATACGACGAGGGGGCCTGGCCTCCGGGAGTGAAGGACCGCTCGCGCGCGCTCCACGTCATCGCGAATCTCCTGGAAGGGCACGCGCTGGCTTCCGTCGCGTTGCGCGAGGCGGATCGCTCGGACGCGGACGGGGACGGAATACCGGCGCTCATCGGAGTCGCGAAGCATTGGGTCTTGCTCGAGCCGCTGCGGACGTGGTGGCCTCCCGACCACGCATCGGCCGCGATCCAGCACCGCGTCTTCAACGTGGCGGTCGCGCGCGCGCTGCGAGGCGATCCCATCCATCTCGCGATTCCCGGCATCCGCCCCGTGCGCCGGCGGGTCGATGCGCTGCGCGGTTCCTCCGATTTCATCGGCGTGAATTACTACACCCGGTGGATGGTGAGCTTGTTCGGAAAGGGAGAGGCGCGCCGGCCACGCCCGGGCGCCGCGCTGAGCGATCTCGGATGGGAGGTCTACCCGGAAGGTCTTGAGCGCGCGCTCACCGAATGCGCGGCATTCGGCCTGCCGCTCATGGTGACCGAAAATGGCATCGCCGACGCCACCGACCGGATACGCCCCGGGTTCATCCGCGAGAGCATTGCGGCGCTCGATCGGGCGCGCGCCCGCGGCGCGCACGTGATGGGATATTTTCACTGGTCGCTCCTCGACAACTTTGAATGGAACGACGGCTACCACGGACGATTCGGGCTCTTCGCGGTAGACTTCGAGAGGGCGGATCGGCCCCGCTCCCCAAGGCAGAGCGCCCGGGTCTACGCCGAAGAGGTTGGCCGCCGGCGCTGA